CTCGCTGTTTTCTTCCGCATGCAGAACTGTTGTTGGTGTAACAGACATAGACACCGCCATAAACAGTGCTAAAAATCTCTTAGAATTTCTCTTCATCTCTTCCTTCTCCTTATTCTATTTCATCTTAGTTGTTTGGGACTTTTTAAGAAATATTTACACGAAAATAAAAAACCTTCTACCTGCAATAGCAAAAGATTTCCTGTTCCTTATGTATTTCGGCACAATCAATTACTCGTGATCTGGAATTTCTATTTCCCGTACCAACGGTCGGCAGGTTTCCTGACTTGTAAATCTTACATAGAATCTCCTTCCCAGTCTCCCAGTGGATGTCTAACACAACCTCAGATTCTGTGCTAACACACAATCTATGTATTCACTCACAGTGACGAGTTCGTACAGGTCTTGCACCTGTTTCCCTTTTACCTGTCTTCTAAAAACAGCACCGAACGTTCTTCATAATTTTCCATAACAAATATAACATTTAGACTTGAGAAAGTCAATGAAACCGGGGTTTTATTACAATTCATTATACTTCAATGACATGCTTAAAAAGCTTCCACAGGATTTCTCCCATAGAAGCTTCTTTTTCAATTTATACGCCAAATTCCTCATACAATTTCTTACGATATTCCAAATCCTCCAACGCCTTAATACTATCTTCCTGACGATTCTGCTTTGAAAGCTTCATTAATAAATTAGCAAGCCGTTCTTCCCCTATACGTTCTCCTTCTTTTCTTCCTTCCTCTCTTCCTTCTATTCTTCCTTCTATTCTTCCTTCCTCTCTTCCTCGTATTCTCCCTTCTCTTAAACCTCGCTCTATTGCCTCTTCTTTTACCAGTCTTTCTCTTTCTTCCATCTTCATATACTCGACCTCCACACTTGTACTTGTTTTTATCTCCTGTATACTCTCATGCAGACGGCGAAGTCTTTCATCACATTCCTCTGGAAGTCCATGTTCATTACTCTCAGTAATATAATGAAGAAAATCCACTAATTCTTTCGATACTTCATCTCCATTTTCCCCTTTTGTACTGAGAAATAATTTTGTAACCTCATCTCCAAGTAATAAATCCGGCTGTTCCTTGCAGCGACTTTCAAACGTATAGCAATACTTCTTCATTCCATATGGATCATAGTCACAAATTACAATAATAAACAGCGGTTTTAGCTTATCAAAACCTTTTTCACCGCTTTTCAACATTGGTGCGTCCATCAATGCCTGATAGAATCTGGTTCGTTTTGGAATATTTCCTTCCTTCCGATTCTGCATCTCTACATCAAAAACGCGACCATCTTCAGATTCTGCGACAAAATCCATTCGGATTCCACGTTTTCCCGGAATATTGTGAATAACCTTCTGACCTTCTTTCCACTTGAGGCTTTTTAATCGCAAACCAGTAGATAATTCGATAATTGTCTTGCAATTTTCCAGTTCCGCGGTTGCCACATCAAATAGAAAATCGTCCGTGAGATTCATCTCCTTTAATGGCTTCCATCTGTCTTCCTGCATGATTAAGTTTTCGGTTCTCTCCATACACTTTTCTCCTTGTATTATACCATTTATAGTTATTTTTTCAAACATGGAATATCGGACGAATCTGTCCGTATGATCAGAGCAGAACTGCTCTTAAATTAACTTGATCTTTTTCGAATGTTTGAAGTGGGTATATCATAACATATTCAACATCTTCTATACAATCAATTAATCCTTAATCTTTCCTTAAATCTGTAGAACTTTTTATAAATGTAATTTTTACATGCCGTTTTGTTTCATTAGATATACAGATGTAAATAGATTTATAAATTCGTCTGCTTTACCAAGAAAGGACAGCCATGTGTTTTTTCACATCGGCTGTCCTTTTGACATTTCACAAATATGCTGTTAAACAAAAGCCAGTGACTACAATAGCTTTACTTCTTTAAAAATCCCATGATTCAGCTGATAGCCAACATTCTTAATACACATCTGTCCGGCAAAATGTGCTTTTCCGATCATATGAATGCAGGCCTGTGCATATCCGATTGGCTCTTCTAACTGATGGTCCACAAACTTCGCTTTTTCTGTTCCAATAAGAGCAAGCGTCGTTTTCGGGCAGAGCAGAATCATAGTCTTATCATCGGCAAGCTGCTCTACTTTCTTCAAGAATGGGTACGTAAAATTCACCGTAACAGCTTCCATCATCTTCGGTCCCAGAATATTCACTCCGCCAGAAGAATCTGCATAGCTGATCAAATCTCCCCCGTACTCTTTCACCAGTTCCATATATTTCAAAATCTGATCTCCCAGTTTCCAGAAGACCTTTTCCATCACTTCCGGTTTTTTTCGCATTCCCTTGAACACATATCTTGCATCGATCAGCACATTGAGAATTGTAAATGGTCCTGCCACTTCGAATACAACATGTTCTCCTTCTTCACGAAGTTTTTTACATGCAAGAAGAGTCTCTTGAATTCGTCCTTTCGTGAAATCCATGTCCGGCAGATTTAATATTTCTTCTACATCTGTACAGACATATCCTCCAGCTCTCGGACCTGCAATCTCATTTCCAAGATTTATAATTCCTCCCATAGCCTCTGCCTCTAATGTATGGCAAAATGGAAGTTCACATATAACTGTTTTATCTTTCTCTTTCAACACTTTTGAAAGAGTCACCATTGTATCACAGTATGTGTATGCATCTGGAAATGTTAGTCCCAGTCCTTCTGTCACTTCTGAACGAATTCCTGCTGAATTATCATATGTACAATTAAAATCTTTTATATCTCCCATATTTTTAACATTACCTCTTCGCATAACCAAGATTGGATTTCCTCGCTTTATTCGGGTATTTCCTATCTCATTCGTTTCTTCAATTTTTAGTGAACTTCCGGAAACATAAGGCAATCGGCAAATAATCTCTCATAGCCTTCTGTTGCACCAAGTTCCATATAATCCATATGATGAGCCAGTTCTTCCATCTCACGCTTCACCTGACCGGATAAGAGCGCCATATAAGCCCCGGTCTTGGATGAGTTACCGACATAGACAAGTTTATCTTTCACTTCTGCCGGAAGAATTCCTGTTCCAATGAGGCTGTCTGCCGGAAGATGTGCTCCAAATTGTCCTGCGATCATAACCTTGTCAAGCTCACTCATCTCTTTTCCTGCCTTCTTAAGAAGTGCATAGAAGCCAGACAGAATGGCTCCTTTTGCAAGCTGTACCTGTCGGACATCTCCCTGAGTAATCTTAAGGTCTTCCGTCATCTTAAACTGACGTTTGATACCATCCATCTCAATCATTGGGTAACGATAATCTGTCTCTTCCAGATTCTTCAACTTGATAAATGCGCCGTCTTTTCTTACAAGTCCGGTTCTTACCAATTCTTTTACCACTGCCAGAATACCACTTCCACAGACACCGATTGGATCGGCATTGCCGATAATTTTCAGCTTCACGCCATCTTCCTTAATTTCAACATCTTCAATAGCTCCCTCTGCCGCACGCATACCTGAGCTGATGTTCATACCTTCCAGTGCCGGACCTGCGGCACAGGAACAGGAAAGTAATCTTCCATGATCTGAAAATACAATCTCTCCATTCGTTCCGATATCAATAAACAGAACATTTTCATCTGCCTTATGAAGCTCACAGACATAAGCTCCTGCCACAATATCTGCTCCGATATAAGATGATACTGACGGCAGACAATAAAGTCTTGCCCCTCTGGATGCATGAATACCAATCTCCTCTGCTTCAATATCCTTTGCCTTTACAAACATTGGTGCATACGGTGATTTTCCAATGGACAGTGCATCTACACCAAGAAGCATATGCATCATCGTACAGTTCGCTCCTACAGAGACCTCGTAAATCTGTTCTTTCTTCACTCCGGTCTGTCCACAGACATCTGCGATCATCTCATTGATGGAAGCAACGATTGCTTCCTTAAGTGCCTGTACCCCTTCCTTGGGATGCTCCATCTCATAAGTAATACGAGTCAGGACATCCAGCCCAAAATGCTTCTGTGCATTGATCATAGAGGAATCTGCCAGTTCTTTTCCGGTCAGCATATCAATCAGTGCTGTAACAACGGTCGTTGTTCCGATATCTATTGCGATTCCATACATAGAATCTGTAGTATCTCCCTCTTCCAGATCCATCAGCACTTTTTTGCCATCTTTTTCACGATGGATAACTGCCGTGTAACTTCCTTCTTTGAAACAGAATCCACGCAATACAGAAAATGGAAATTCCACATTCGAAAGTTGTTCTTTAATCTGATCTTCAAATGGTGTTTGGTCTGTCAAAAGCGGCTTATGTATATTCACAATCTGTTTGACAATATCCAAGTCTTTTTCAAATTTTGGCACATATCCTTTTGATAGAACTTCATGCTTGCGCTCTTTCTGCATCAGCTCTACTTCCAGATCACACTGTGGATGAACCATACAAGAAAGACGCACACCACTTTTTACTTCTTCTGGTTTTAAGAAACGTAATTCTGTAGAAGATACTTCCCCTACTTCTCCTGATACGATGCGTACTTTACACTTTCCGCATACTCCTTTTCCATTACACGGATTATCAATAAATATGTTCTGCGCCAGCAAGATTTCCAGAAGGCTTGCTCCCGGTTCATAATCGTATTGCTTGCCAGACTGAACGACACGTAATTTATACATTAGCTGCTTCCTCCATAATTCCATGACGGATTGCCTGGATATTGGTCAGTGGTGACTTCGTTCCAAGTCCGCATGCCGGAGAAATGATATTGGAACCGTCTCTCCAACATTTTACTGCAAGCTGCTCTACCTTCTCAGGCTGTCCAAACTCCAGCGTCCATGTACTGACATTTCCCATCAGGGCGTGCTTTTTTAAATGTTCGCGTGCCTCACGCATAGATACACAGGAATCGAAACTAAGTACGTCAGAATGTATCAGTTCTGCCTGCGGATATACATTTTTCATCTGTCCGCAAATATGCATGATTTTTCCCATGGTTTCTTTCTGAAGAGCATCCCAGATCATATTATTATATTTGACCGTATACTCCTCAAAAAGCTTCGGTCCCAAAATTTCTCCTGTTCCACTTGGATCGGAAATTGCAATTATATCTGCGCCGGCATCAATCTGTGCTCTTGCAAACTTTATGATCTCATCAGTCACAAACTGCATGTAACGGTGCGCTTCTTCTTTTTTCTTACGAAGCTCTTTATAAAAAATAACCGGCTCCATAACGGAACTTGCTGTGCTGACCGGTCCCGTAATATTTCCGATAATCGGTACATCTAAGTTTCTGGATTTCAGAATACGGATTGCATCCAGTACAACCTTTGCTCTTCCTTCCTCCATACTCATCGGTGTAATGGTCTCCCACTCTGTGACCGAATTGATCGCATATCCCGTTACATGCGGCTCATAAATCTTACTGCCCATAGTCACCTGAGCCCCCATAGCTTCTGCCTCAATCGTCATGCAGAATGGAACACCTACATTTTCAAAGCAGCCTTTTTCATAATTAGCTTCTGCCAGATCTGCCATCATTCTGGCATTCAGATGTGCCTCCGGCCAACTTACATTTGCCTCATCCATCAGATCTGTCGTTATCATATTCATCATTCCACCGGGACAGATACATGGCGGTCTGTCTGTCGGCTCCTGATGCATGGCTTTCCTAATTCGTTCTTTTGCATCCATAAATCCCCAGCTCCTTTTTCGAATTCTTATTCGGATTCTTTTATATTTAGCCTGGCCTATACCTTTTCAGACCGTTTCCAGTACATCTTTTGTCTTTTCAGTACATCTTTTGTCTTTTCTATCTAGGCAATTCCTGTCAGCTCTTTCGCAACTTTTACAGCTTCAACCGCATTCACAGAGTATCCCTCTGCTCCGATATCGTCCGCAAATTTTTTGGAAATCGGGCTTCCTCCGACCATAACTTTAAACTTATCACGGATTCCCTGGTCTTTTAATTTCTCTATAACTGTCTGCATTCCACCCATAGTTGTCGTCATCAGTGTGGACATACAGATCAGATCTGCATCTACCTCTTTTGCCTTCTCAATAAACTGGTCAAGCGGAACGTCTCGTCCAAGATCATACATCTCGAATCCTGCTGTCTCCATCATAATCTTTACCAGGTTTTTACCGATGTCATGAGTATCTCCTTCCACAACACCAATAACTGCTTTTTTCTTCGTCTGATCATCTGTATTTTCCAGATGCGGACGAAGTACATCCAGTCCCGCATACATTGCATCAGAGCAAAGGAGTACATCTGTTACAAAATACTCTTCTGCATCGTAAAGCTCACTGGCCTTGTTCATACCATCTACAAGACCTTCCATAATTCCGTCAAACGCCGGATATCCGGCCTCAATATATTCTTTCGCAACTTCTACGACTTCCTCATCTTCCATCTCTACTACACACTCTGATAATTTTGCTAATAATTCTTCTTTAGATGCCATACTATAAATCCTCCATAATCTAAATTTTTATTTTGTTAGAAAATACCTCATAGCCCGCAAGCTGTTTTTTCCTGACATTCTCATCTCTTGACGTGTTTTATCTTGATACATTTTAACATTAATTACACATATCTTCAAATTGAGCACTTCCATATATTCGTACAGACATTTATCCATTCTATATGTCATCCATCAGATAACGAATCGCCCAAGCCGGCACTTCCGGAATCTCATCCAAAACTTCACTATCATATATAAATGCCACTGGATACTCCGGTTTTTTTCTCGGATAAACACCCATTCCATCTGTAAAATACAGCATTCCATTCAAGTTCGTAAGTTCTCCATTTTTTCGAAGTTCTTCTATATACTCAAATGCCGGTCTGAAATCAGTTCCTCCCCGGCCATAAAGTGTCAAATCTTCCATCACCTGCTCCAGTTCTTTCTCTGATGTAATCTTCACATCCTTCTGAACCAACGCATCACACTGGATCAGATGGAAATTCACTCTGTCTTCGCTTTTCTGCCCACTTTTTAATATCTGGTACGTTTTTTCCAGAAATCTCCGAAGTTTTTCTTCCTCCACTGACCCTGAAGTATCAATCACAGTCACAAATGTTTTCACTACCCGGACATCCTTGTACTCCAACGGCTCGACCAGCGGCATATTTCCATACAGTTGCATTCCATAAG
The sequence above is drawn from the Dorea formicigenerans genome and encodes:
- a CDS encoding Rpn family recombination-promoting nuclease/putative transposase; translation: MERTENLIMQEDRWKPLKEMNLTDDFLFDVATAELENCKTIIELSTGLRLKSLKWKEGQKVIHNIPGKRGIRMDFVAESEDGRVFDVEMQNRKEGNIPKRTRFYQALMDAPMLKSGEKGFDKLKPLFIIVICDYDPYGMKKYCYTFESRCKEQPDLLLGDEVTKLFLSTKGENGDEVSKELVDFLHYITESNEHGLPEECDERLRRLHESIQEIKTSTSVEVEYMKMEERERLVKEEAIERGLREGRIRGREEGRIEGRIEGREEGRKEGERIGEERLANLLMKLSKQNRQEDSIKALEDLEYRKKLYEEFGV
- a CDS encoding methylcobamide--CoM methyltransferase, translating into MGDIKDFNCTYDNSAGIRSEVTEGLGLTFPDAYTYCDTMVTLSKVLKEKDKTVICELPFCHTLEAEAMGGIINLGNEIAGPRAGGYVCTDVEEILNLPDMDFTKGRIQETLLACKKLREEGEHVVFEVAGPFTILNVLIDARYVFKGMRKKPEVMEKVFWKLGDQILKYMELVKEYGGDLISYADSSGGVNILGPKMMEAVTVNFTYPFLKKVEQLADDKTMILLCPKTTLALIGTEKAKFVDHQLEEPIGYAQACIHMIGKAHFAGQMCIKNVGYQLNHGIFKEVKLL
- a CDS encoding ASKHA domain-containing protein codes for the protein MYKLRVVQSGKQYDYEPGASLLEILLAQNIFIDNPCNGKGVCGKCKVRIVSGEVGEVSSTELRFLKPEEVKSGVRLSCMVHPQCDLEVELMQKERKHEVLSKGYVPKFEKDLDIVKQIVNIHKPLLTDQTPFEDQIKEQLSNVEFPFSVLRGFCFKEGSYTAVIHREKDGKKVLMDLEEGDTTDSMYGIAIDIGTTTVVTALIDMLTGKELADSSMINAQKHFGLDVLTRITYEMEHPKEGVQALKEAIVASINEMIADVCGQTGVKKEQIYEVSVGANCTMMHMLLGVDALSIGKSPYAPMFVKAKDIEAEEIGIHASRGARLYCLPSVSSYIGADIVAGAYVCELHKADENVLFIDIGTNGEIVFSDHGRLLSCSCAAGPALEGMNISSGMRAAEGAIEDVEIKEDGVKLKIIGNADPIGVCGSGILAVVKELVRTGLVRKDGAFIKLKNLEETDYRYPMIEMDGIKRQFKMTEDLKITQGDVRQVQLAKGAILSGFYALLKKAGKEMSELDKVMIAGQFGAHLPADSLIGTGILPAEVKDKLVYVGNSSKTGAYMALLSGQVKREMEELAHHMDYMELGATEGYERLFADCLMFPEVH
- a CDS encoding methylcobamide--CoM methyltransferase; this translates as MDAKERIRKAMHQEPTDRPPCICPGGMMNMITTDLMDEANVSWPEAHLNARMMADLAEANYEKGCFENVGVPFCMTIEAEAMGAQVTMGSKIYEPHVTGYAINSVTEWETITPMSMEEGRAKVVLDAIRILKSRNLDVPIIGNITGPVSTASSVMEPVIFYKELRKKKEEAHRYMQFVTDEIIKFARAQIDAGADIIAISDPSGTGEILGPKLFEEYTVKYNNMIWDALQKETMGKIMHICGQMKNVYPQAELIHSDVLSFDSCVSMREAREHLKKHALMGNVSTWTLEFGQPEKVEQLAVKCWRDGSNIISPACGLGTKSPLTNIQAIRHGIMEEAANV
- a CDS encoding corrinoid protein, whose amino-acid sequence is MASKEELLAKLSECVVEMEDEEVVEVAKEYIEAGYPAFDGIMEGLVDGMNKASELYDAEEYFVTDVLLCSDAMYAGLDVLRPHLENTDDQTKKKAVIGVVEGDTHDIGKNLVKIMMETAGFEMYDLGRDVPLDQFIEKAKEVDADLICMSTLMTTTMGGMQTVIEKLKDQGIRDKFKVMVGGSPISKKFADDIGAEGYSVNAVEAVKVAKELTGIA